The following are encoded in a window of Phaseolus vulgaris cultivar G19833 chromosome 3, P. vulgaris v2.0, whole genome shotgun sequence genomic DNA:
- the LOC137806582 gene encoding BTB/POZ domain-containing protein At1g67900 has product MKFMKLGSRPDTFYTAESIRTISSEVSSDLIIQVKGTRYLLHKFPLLSKCLRLQRLCSESSDSPQQQIVQLPEFPGGVEAFELCAKFCYGITITLSAYNIVTARCAAEYLQMTEDVEKGNLIYKLDVFFNSCILNGWKDSIVTLQSTKALPLWSEDLAITSRCIETIASKVLSHPSKVSLSHSHSRRVRDDVSSCNGTESLRHKSASKGWWAEDLADLSIDLYWRTMIAIKSGGKTPSNLIGDALKIYASRWLPNIRKNVLVKRETESDSDSDSDSASEVSSKHRLLLESIVSLLPAEKGAVSCSFLLKLLKAANILKASASSKVELATRVGLQLEEASVNDLLIRSVSKTNNMLYEVDLVMTILEQFLLQGQSPPTSPPRSRFTIERRRSRSAENIKFEFQESRRSSSASHGSKLKVAKLVDSYLQEVARDVNLPLSKFIALAETIPDFARQDHDDLYRAIDIYLKAHPELNKNERKRLCRILDCKKLSVEACMHAAQNELLPLRVVVQVLFFEQARAAAAGGKVTDMPSNIKALLTAHGIDPSKHTAPLSTTTSIHADDNWSVSGFKSPKSTRNPTLRMKLAEDDLDENVVPRDEIGRTSRFKGLLALPTQPKRMFSKLWAANRTATEKN; this is encoded by the exons ATGAAGTTTATGAAACTGGGATCTCGTCCAGATACCTTTTACACTGCAGAGTCTATAAG GACAATCTCTTCTGAAGTTTCAAGTGACCTCATAATTCAAGTGAAAGGAACTAGATATCTTCTTCACAAG TTTCCACTATTGTCCAAATGTTTGCGCCTGCAAAGGCTATGCTCAGAGAGTTCTGATTCTCCTCAGCAACAAATAGTCCAACTCCCTGAATTTCCTGGTGGGGTGGAAGCATTTGAGCTGTGTGCCAAGTTCTGCTATGGCATAACCATCACTCTCAGTGCATACAACATTGTAACTGCGCGTTGCGCCGCGGAATACTTGCAGATGACTGAGGACGTTGAGAAGGGGAATTTGATTTACAAGCTTGATGTTTTCTTTAATTCTTGCATCCTTAATGGGTGGAAGGATTCCATTGTGACTCTACAATCCACCAAAGCATTGCCTTTGTGGTCGGAGGACTTGGCAATTACCAGCAGATGCATTGAGACCATTGCCTCAAAGGTCTTAAGCCACCCCTCAAAGGTGAGTTTATCACACAGTCATTCCCGGAGGGTAAGGGATGATGTGTCTTCTTGCAATGGAACCGAAAGTCTGAGACACAAATCAGCAAGCAAGGGATGGTGGGCTGAGGATTTAGCAGATTTGAGCATAGACCTGTACTGGAGAACCATGATAGCTATCAAATCTGGTGGCAAGACACCCTCAAATCTCATTGGTGATGCATTGAAGATTTATGCATCTAGATGGCTACCGAATATCAGGAAGAATGTGCTTGTCAAGAGGGAGACTGAATCTGACTCTGATTCAGATTCGGATTCTGCGAGTGAAGTAAGTTCAAAGCATAGACTGCTTTTGGAATCAATTGTGAGCTTGCTTCCGGCAGAAAAAGGTGCTGTTTCTTGCAGCTTCCTTCTTAAACTGTTAAAGGCAGCCAATATTCTCAAAGCTTCGGCTTCTTCAAAGGTGGAATTGGCCACAAGAGTAGGACTTCAACTGGAGGAAGCCTCGGTTAATGATCTTCTGATACGCTCAGTGTCTAAGACAAATAATATGCTGTACGAAGTGGACTTGGTTATGACCATATTGGAACAATTTTTGTTGCAAGGTCAGAGTCCACCAACCAGCCCTCCAAGATCAAGGTTTACCATTGAAAGGAGAAGGTCTCGTTCGGCAGAGAACATTAAATTCGAGTTCCAAGAGAGTAGGAGGTCCTCCTCAGCATCTCATGGCTCAAAACTGAAGGTGGCAAAGCTAGTGGATAGCTACCTTCAGGAAGTTGCCAGGGATGTGAATTTGCCTCTCTCAAAATTCATTGCTCTTGCTGAAACTATACCAGATTTTGCAAGACAAGATCATGATGACCTGTACAGAGCAATTGACATTTATCTCAAG GCACATCCAGAGCTGAATAAGAACGAAAGGAAGAGACTATGTCGAATTCTAGACTGCAAAAAGTTGTCTGTGGAAGCTTGCATGCATGCAGCACAGAATGAGCTACTTCCCCTAAGGGTGGTTGTTCAAGTTCTCTTCTTTGAGCAAGCACGAGCAGCAGCAGCTGGTGGCAAAGTGACTGACATGCCAAGCAACATCAAGGCACTACTCACCGCACATGGCATTGACCCATCAAAACACACAGCACCATTGAGCACCACAACAAGTATACATGCTGATGACAATTGGAGTGTCTCTGGATTCAAGTCACCAAAGTCAACTAGGAACCCAACTCTCAGAATGAAGCTAGCTGAGGATGACTTGGATGAAAATGTTGTGCCTCGTGATGAAATTGGGAGAACTTCCAGATTTAAAGGTCTACTTGCTCTTCCTACTCAGCCCAAACGCATGTTTAGCAAGTTGTGGGCTGCCAACAGAACTGCCACTGAAAAGAACTGA